In the genome of Teredinibacter franksiae, the window CCTTAACCCCTTAACCTCTTAACCCCTTAACCTCTTAACCTCTTAACCTCTTAACCTCTTAACCTCTTAACCTCTTAACCCCTTGTTCATTCAACTTGTACATTACCGTATACGGCATATCCTTTGCTACGAAATAATTTGTATCAAGGCCTCCCCTATATATTTTTTTGCTCGTCATACGAACAAAAAAATATCAACATTGCAGTCAACGCCATCGATTTTATACACCTTTCCGTTTAACGACTTATCGGTAAAAATTACGCCGTAAACTTAATTACCATTTAGTTCACTGTCAACTTCCTTCACTCTTCCCATATCGTCACCAATCACTGCTACCTTACCATTTGTACATTTTAGTGCTTGCTTGATTTGAAATTCAAAATTTTCAGTTCAGACTTTAATGCCTGCGGTCACATAATCTTTATAGGTACATAAGCAGCCAAAAAACCCTCATCTAGCACCTAAAAATAAAGTCTCAAGCGCAGTTTTTTGATTTGTTCTGGAATTTACCCTGAGTGAGTTATAAAACACATAAGATTTGTAATAAAAATAAAAAATGCATCGTTTTTTTTTGGGGGGGGCTGGTTATTTTCCAGCTGTTGATCAACTCGCTGAACCTCAAAAACCGATTAAGGTTATATCTAGAACGAGATCAAGCAAAGAAAACATACGGGCATGCTACCTTGGCATTGCTCTTAATTGTTCATATACTAGCAGGCCACTAATAATCAGTACGCGTCACTTAAAGCCTGTAAAGTAAACGTCATGAAAACGACGCAAAAAAACTTTGTACAGAAAAACAGCATTTAATTCGTAAGATAGCCGTGCAGCGAGTACATGATGGTGAAACAGCGGCCGAAGTGACACTAGACTTGCACCACTTTGACGGACACTAAGCATTTACCATTCTTAGCTTTTTGTATTGTATAAAAATTCATTTACCCTTTAATACGATAATTTTGCTACCAACGAGCTCCAAACTTCATGTTAGGGAACCTCAGAGACCTTTCGGCTTAAGCTTCCTGCGCCAATCCACCTCCTACGTACACAGATAGCTGTGCACAATCTGAAGCCCGCAATTACAAGTCGATTTTAACCGTTATTAATTGACCTCCGTACTCCAAGTGCAACTCAACACAATAGATGTGTCTCAGCCTACCTCTCAGTTATTCCGCTGCACTCTAGGTGTATTAAGGAATTCTCTCTCTTTAATTTATGGCACTTCGATGCCCAGTAAGCCCTCAGCATTCATTCTTACGGATAAATTCCCTTAATTTCTACTTACTCAGTGGCTTCCTAACTCGCTGTTAATAAAAATGAATTTCCCAAGGCAACTTAGGTACGAATTCATGAAAATATGCCCTCAAGTTGATCCACTCCTCGCGCCACCCCAGACTCGGGCGCCATCAGAAAAGGTAAGCGCGTCGTCATTTAATTAAATAGTTTCTTTCGGAGCTTATCCTCAAGTTCATTCTTTTGCTTATCCAACTCGCCTTCGAACTTAGCTTTCGACATTTCTTCGACGGATTCACTCTTGCCATCGGCAAGATCCTGCAGCTTGCTCCAATCTCCAAGTTTTGCATTACCTTCGCCCTTTTCCTCGCCTGCCCTTAACCCCAGCTCTTCTGAAGCTCGTCTAATTTCTTCCGGCCTTCTGAGCCCGCACTCGCCATCATCGAGTCGCGTATCTTTTTGTCCAAATCCGACCCTAGTGAAAAGTCAGGGTTATCCAGTACACCAGCAATACCGGCATCCATTTTTAGACTGGTCAATTGGTTAAGCGTATCTGCAACGCCCTCGGTGAACTTGTTGGTACCCTCCATTTTCAGCACCATGTCAACCAAATTGATAACCCCCTTACCATCCAGTAAGCCGTCGGTAATTTTAAGAGCCCCCACACTATTTAGACTTGCTTTTGTCAGTTCGCCATTCAATACATTTTCGCTGAGCAGTGGCAGTTGGTCTAACAGCACTTTTTGTAGGTTCCAATTTTGATTAGCTTTTAAACCCGTTGCAGCCAGCCAGAAGTCACCGTTCACCGCCAGTGACTGCCATGCGGCAGTATTCTTTGAATCCACAGAAAACGTAGTCGCACGACCAAGAATGTCGTGATCGGTTGTTATATCCTTCCAATTAGAGTTAAAACCCTGACCTTGCCATTCCAGCGACACATCCGCTTTCCGAATTAAAAAGTCGGGTAGTGCACTGGCATCTGTAAATTCCACCCAGCGCCCCTCTTCCGGCCTTTTACTTGCTCCACTTCTTTTTTACTCTCCAGCATTGGTACTACCAACTCATACGCTGACAATAGGCGTTTACTCCACGCTCTGGCCTGCTCGCCAAAAACTAACGCTGTAATTTCGGAAAGTGCTGCCATATCGCCGGCCAGCATTCCCTTTAGCGTGTTGTAATCTTCACTAGTAGCTGTTTGCAATGCCGCAATATTTTTTGATAAGTCTGCCTGAGCGTCTTTTGCACTTTTGCGAAAATTATTGATCTTACTTTTTTCAGCATTAAGCGATTTTTTTAACGATTTAAATTCATTTTGAGCGGCTAATAAGTCTTCGGGATTTTTGTAATCTTTTTCGGTTAACTGTTTAATTTTATCGCTGTAATCCTGGAGAACTTTCTCATCGGGAAGCTGTGAGAACTGTTCTTTTAGTTTTGCGTCGTGAGCTGAATAGCTAGCTTTTACTGCTTCTTTCGCTTTGTCGGTCTGCAGTGGTATTTTCGCTATCACCTCATCAACCGAGGGCAACTTCACATCGAACCCCATACCGGTTTCAGCCTCTTCAGGGGCATCACTTTCCACCGGCAGGTATACCTCACCAGCCTTGCTACGCTGACTATCAAAGCGAACGCCCGTCACGGCCAATTCATCAATTATGATTTTTTTCATTAGTAACGGCAAAAATTCAATTTCTGCTGTTACTGATTCCAGCTGTACTTGGTTGTGGGTTGGCTTGGCCGGATCGGTTATTTGAATTCCCGACACCGTTACCCCAAAAGGTGAATAACTGTGGCTAACGCTACTTACATTTACCTCTGCTCCTACGGCATCTCCAGCAACGGCTTCAATGCCCTTTGCTATCCAGCTGTCTACAAAAAAATGTGTTACCGCTATAAGCAGCGCGATAACCCCAACAAAAATACCTAATCCACTCCAACGAATCATTTTCATA includes:
- a CDS encoding TIGR03545 family protein gives rise to the protein MKMIRWSGLGIFVGVIALLIAVTHFFVDSWIAKGIEAVAGDAVGAEVNVSSVSHSYSPFGVTVSGIQITDPAKPTHNQVQLESVTAEIEFLPLLMKKIIIDELAVTGVRFDSQRSKAGEVYLPVESDAPEEAETGMGFDVKLPSVDEVIAKIPLQTDKAKEAVKASYSAHDAKLKEQFSQLPDEKVLQDYSDKIKQLTEKDYKNPEDLLAAQNEFKSLKKSLNAEKSKINNFRKSAKDAQADLSKNIAALQTATSEDYNTLKGMLAGDMAALSEITALVFGEQARAWSKRLLSAYELVVPMLESKKEVEQVKGRKRGAGWNLQMPVHYPTF